The following is a genomic window from Hymenobacter monticola.
AGCACCCACAGCGCCGCCAGCAGCACCGGGCAGTGCGGCGCCAACCGCTGGCTTAGCAACCGAAAAAACGAAAACACGCGCATGGCCCGCAAAGCTAGGCCGCGCGCCGGGCCAACGCGCCGGGCCCACGGCCGTACGCTACCGTATATGAACCTTATTCGATTAATCCGCCGCCTGTTGCCGCTGCTGTTTCTAGTCGGGCTGGGCTGGTTTCTTTGGAAGAAAGTGGGGCCTACCCTAAACGACCTCAACCCCCTGGCCGACACCGAGCCCCGCGTCACGGTCACGCACAACACGGTGCTCACGCAGGTGGAGGCCCTGGGCCGGCTGGAACTGGTGCGCTACCGCTTCAAGGACGTGGTGGAGTACCGGCGCCGCACCTACCGCTTTTTGCCCGAGTCGAAGGTGGCGCTGGTGGTGGGCGGCGAAGCGGTGGGCTGCATCGACTTGCGCAAGCTCAAGCCCCAGGACGTGGTGCTCGAAGGCGACTCCGTTGTCCGGGTGTCGTTGCCAGCGCCCGAGCTGTGCTCGTTCCAGATTAACCACAACCAAAGCCGCGTTTTCAACACCGAAAACGGCTTTTTCAAAGATGCTGAGCTGGTGGACGAAGGCTACAAGTACGCCGAAGCCCAGGTGCGCAACGCCGCGCTGCAATCCGGCATACTGGCCCAAACCCAGCGCAACGCCGAGCAGATTCTGGTGCCCATGCTGCGCACCCTCACCGGCCGCCGCGTGATACTGGGCCAGCAAATGACGCTGCCCAAAGCCGGCCCCAAGCAGTAGCGTGGACTCTGTGAGTCCGCGCATGCCTGAACTGAGAAGGTCATTCGGCCCGGCGCAGACTCACAGAGTACACCCTATTCCTCGTCGTCTTCCGGCACCTTGCCCAGGTCATCGAGCACCATTTTAATCAGGTCCTGCTCGTAGCCTTTGCCCGTGAGGTACTGCGCGATTTTCTGGCGGCGGACGCGCGGGTTTTTCTCTTTTTCCTGCCGGTCTTTTTTCTCGGCCACGTCCACCAGGTTCTGGTAGTACTCATCGCCGTCAATTTCCTTCAGGCCCGCCTTGATGCAGAACTCGCTGATGCCTTTCTGCTTGAGCTCCTGCACAATGCGGCGCCGGCCCCACTTCTTGTGGCGGTAGTGGCCGCGCACAAACGCCTGGGCAAACCGCTGCTCGTCGAGCAGCTTCTCGCGGCTGAGGCGGATGATGATTTCGCCGGCTTCGTCCTCGTCGAGGCCATAGGAGCGCAGCTTCTGCTCCACTTCCTTGAAGGTGCGCTCCTGATAGGCGCAGAAGGCGGCAATTTTTTGCAGGGCTTCGCCGGGCGTGTACTGCTTGGGCGCTTTGTCGGGATTCTTGAACATGCAGTGGGTAAGGTAGCAGGCACGGCGGCCGTAGCCTACTACCCAACGCCACTGGTAAAAGTTGGGTTCGCACCGGTTAGCTCCGGCTATTGGGCAGCAGCACGGTGGGGCCAACAACTGCCATATCGAGGCCGGGCATCGTAGTAAGCTGAACGTTAACGCTTTTGCCTGAAGTGCGCGATTAATACCTAAAGCCGTCCGCTTTTCTACTCATTTTTAAGCCAGACGAGGCGCACAACCAATCGAAGCGCGTAAGGCTATTATCCTTCTTTTCCACATTTCCTTTTCGTTTTATGTACAACTCCCACAACCACTTTGCGGAACCTGCCGCCGACCCGGGCCAGGCCGCTAGCAGCGCCGTGGCCCGGCGCGATTTCCTGCGCTATTCGGGCGCGGGCCTTGCCATCGGTGGCCTCTGGCTGGCCGGCTGCTCTAAAGACAGCGACAACGTAGACCCCACCCCCGGGCTCATCGATGTAGGGAGCGGCGACCCAGGC
Proteins encoded in this region:
- a CDS encoding DUF4230 domain-containing protein; protein product: MNLIRLIRRLLPLLFLVGLGWFLWKKVGPTLNDLNPLADTEPRVTVTHNTVLTQVEALGRLELVRYRFKDVVEYRRRTYRFLPESKVALVVGGEAVGCIDLRKLKPQDVVLEGDSVVRVSLPAPELCSFQINHNQSRVFNTENGFFKDAELVDEGYKYAEAQVRNAALQSGILAQTQRNAEQILVPMLRTLTGRRVILGQQMTLPKAGPKQ
- a CDS encoding regulatory protein RecX, with amino-acid sequence MFKNPDKAPKQYTPGEALQKIAAFCAYQERTFKEVEQKLRSYGLDEDEAGEIIIRLSREKLLDEQRFAQAFVRGHYRHKKWGRRRIVQELKQKGISEFCIKAGLKEIDGDEYYQNLVDVAEKKDRQEKEKNPRVRRQKIAQYLTGKGYEQDLIKMVLDDLGKVPEDDEE